The following proteins are co-located in the Sporosarcina pasteurii genome:
- a CDS encoding diphthine--ammonia ligase: MTLINKPFVASWSGGKDSAMAYYRAFKTGAVPKKLWTMFEEDKKRSKSHALPIEVVQAQAEQLGVPLMISGADWAGYEEQFLSAMRSCVEAGISYGVFGDIDLEDHLEWVRKSCEKVGMTAIHPLWMEPPRKLLEEFIAVGFEAYVIVIDAKRVPAQFIGRKFTIELMDELEALGIDSCGESGEFHTVVVDGPIFQERVPIKFDEVIVQNNYHFMPVSLEV, encoded by the coding sequence ATGACGTTGATTAATAAACCGTTTGTTGCTTCATGGAGTGGGGGAAAAGATTCGGCGATGGCTTATTATCGCGCGTTTAAGACGGGAGCAGTCCCAAAAAAGCTATGGACAATGTTTGAAGAAGATAAGAAAAGGTCGAAATCACATGCATTGCCAATTGAAGTAGTCCAGGCACAAGCAGAACAACTCGGTGTTCCATTAATGATAAGTGGAGCGGATTGGGCAGGTTATGAAGAACAATTTTTAAGTGCAATGAGATCTTGCGTGGAAGCAGGAATATCTTATGGAGTCTTTGGTGATATCGATCTAGAAGACCATTTAGAATGGGTTCGTAAAAGTTGTGAAAAAGTGGGGATGACGGCGATTCATCCATTGTGGATGGAGCCGCCACGAAAACTATTAGAAGAATTCATAGCTGTGGGGTTTGAAGCTTATGTCATTGTTATCGATGCGAAACGAGTGCCAGCTCAATTCATTGGTAGAAAATTTACGATTGAACTAATGGATGAACTGGAAGCGCTTGGCATCGACTCATGTGGTGAATCCGGTGAGTTCCATACGGTCGTTGTAGATGGACCAATCTTTCAAGAACGTGTACCAATTAAGTTTGATGAAGTGATTGTTCAGAACAACTATCACTTTATGCCGGTTTCATTGGAAGTTTAA
- the fumC gene encoding class II fumarate hydratase gives MDYRIEHDTFGEIKVPADKHWGAQTQRSKQNFKIGTEKMPLGVVRAFAHLKKSAAIASHSFGNISEAKMKAISAAAEEVIEGKLDDHFPLVVWQTGSGTQSNMNMNEVLAHRGNELLEEWGEEERLHPNDDINKSQSSNDTFPTALHVAGVLAVQDQLLPAIDKLKTTFAEKSAAFNDIIKIGRTHLQDATPITLGQEISGWHRMLEKTEKMIADSVESMKELAIGGTAVGTGLNAPAGFGDKVAAEISKAVGIEFTSASNKFHSLTSYDEVVYVHGAVKALAADIMKIANDVRWLASGPRSGIGEITIPENEPGSSIMPGKVNPTQSEAITMVVAQVMGNDAAIGFAASQGNFELNVFKPVIIYNFLQSVQLLSDSIISFNDNCAIGIEPNRETIDGLLKNSLMLVTALNPHIGYENAAKIAKTAHENGTTLKEAALATGLLTEEQFDEYVDPSKMIGNS, from the coding sequence ATGGATTATCGTATTGAGCATGATACTTTTGGTGAAATCAAAGTTCCAGCTGACAAACATTGGGGTGCACAAACGCAAAGAAGTAAACAAAACTTTAAAATTGGCACAGAGAAAATGCCATTGGGTGTTGTACGTGCTTTTGCCCATTTGAAAAAATCAGCTGCAATTGCGAGTCATTCTTTTGGCAACATCTCAGAAGCAAAAATGAAAGCGATTTCCGCAGCGGCTGAGGAAGTCATTGAAGGCAAACTTGATGACCACTTCCCACTTGTCGTATGGCAAACTGGAAGCGGTACGCAGTCAAATATGAACATGAACGAAGTCCTTGCACATCGTGGGAATGAACTTTTAGAAGAATGGGGCGAAGAAGAACGTCTACACCCAAATGATGACATTAACAAATCTCAAAGTTCAAACGATACATTCCCGACAGCACTTCACGTAGCAGGTGTACTTGCTGTACAAGATCAATTACTACCGGCCATTGATAAATTAAAAACAACATTTGCGGAAAAATCTGCAGCATTTAACGACATTATTAAAATTGGTCGTACGCATTTGCAAGATGCAACGCCAATCACATTAGGACAAGAAATTAGCGGCTGGCACCGTATGCTTGAAAAGACGGAGAAAATGATCGCGGACAGCGTCGAATCCATGAAAGAACTTGCAATCGGTGGGACGGCTGTTGGGACCGGCTTAAACGCACCAGCAGGATTTGGCGATAAAGTCGCTGCTGAAATTAGTAAAGCGGTAGGAATTGAATTTACTTCAGCGTCAAATAAATTCCATTCATTAACTAGTTATGATGAAGTTGTCTACGTGCACGGTGCAGTTAAAGCACTAGCGGCGGACATTATGAAAATCGCGAATGACGTTCGCTGGTTAGCAAGTGGTCCACGTTCGGGTATTGGTGAAATTACAATCCCAGAAAATGAGCCAGGCAGTTCAATTATGCCAGGAAAAGTAAACCCGACGCAAAGTGAAGCAATTACAATGGTTGTTGCACAAGTGATGGGGAACGATGCAGCGATTGGATTTGCGGCGAGCCAAGGAAACTTCGAGCTAAACGTATTTAAACCGGTTATTATTTATAACTTCTTACAGTCAGTTCAATTACTAAGCGACTCTATCATTAGCTTTAATGATAACTGTGCAATCGGCATTGAGCCGAACCGCGAAACAATCGACGGACTACTGAAAAATTCATTAATGCTTGTGACAGCATTAAATCCACATATCGGTTATGAGAATGCGGCGAAAATCGCAAAAACAGCACATGAAAATGGTACAACATTAAAAGAAGCTGCACTTGCAACAGGATTATTAACAGAAGAGCAGTTTGACGAATACGTTGATCCATCTAAAATGATTGGAAATTCATAA
- the sda gene encoding sporulation histidine kinase inhibitor Sda, protein MRHLSDSALIEAYQLARKLLLDIDFITLLEIEIKRRSL, encoded by the coding sequence ATGCGTCATTTATCAGATTCTGCATTAATCGAAGCCTACCAACTTGCAAGAAAATTATTATTGGATATAGATTTTATTACACTGCTTGAAATAGAAATCAAACGTCGCAGTTTATAG
- a CDS encoding cold-shock protein produces the protein MEQGKVKWFNAEKGFGFIEREDGDDVFVHFSAIQGEGFKTLEEGQDVTFEIEQGDRGLQASNVEKN, from the coding sequence ATGGAACAAGGTAAAGTAAAATGGTTTAACGCAGAAAAAGGATTTGGATTTATCGAGCGTGAAGACGGCGACGACGTATTCGTACACTTCTCAGCTATCCAAGGTGAAGGTTTCAAAACTCTTGAAGAAGGCCAAGACGTAACATTCGAAATCGAACAAGGCGACCGTGGACTTCAAGCTTCAAACGTTGAAAAAAACTAA
- a CDS encoding translation factor GTPase family protein gives MYKTIGVLAHVDAGKTTFSEQLLYHTNSIRQRGRVDHQDTFLDTHDIEKSRGITVFADQAMFTYGDSMYTLIDTPGHVDFSPEMERAIQVMDYAIVIISAVDGVEGHTETVWQLLRKHRIPTFFFINKIDREGANVENVIQDIQVNLTADVYDFTSAFEEGVMQEGLVEFIAERNEALLDHYLEVGYDAALWLETLKTMITENQIFVCTSGSALKDISIVEFLALLDTLTETTYSDEGEFAAKVYKIRHDESGNRVTFLKSLSGILRVRDEVKYGEHADKITQIRLYNGSKYQAVDKAHAGTLFAVTGLTNTTIGDSIGALEANTTFELVPTLTSTVEYDASIHVKEVLKCFHMLDAEDPSLHVIWNEHFEEIHVHVMGAIQLEVLKQVVQERFGMEVHFGTPKILYKETVETTVIGYGHFEPLRHYAEVHLKIEPAERNSGISFENNCHADHLSVGYQNLIRQHIFEREHNGLLTGSGLTDVKITLLTGRAHNEHTSGGDFREATYRALRQGLEQAQNILLEPYYDFKIKVELDMMGRILSDIQQAHGTFQPPETIGNHTMITGKVPVATFMDYSQTFASITNGKGALSLKYSGYDVCHNADEVIDMIGYDKNADPEYTSTSIFCAKGKGYSVPWDQAKDAMHCL, from the coding sequence ATGTATAAAACAATAGGCGTATTAGCGCATGTAGATGCCGGAAAAACAACTTTTTCTGAGCAGCTACTTTATCATACAAATAGTATTCGGCAAAGAGGCCGTGTTGACCATCAAGATACGTTTTTAGATACACATGATATCGAAAAAAGTCGTGGCATTACTGTATTTGCAGACCAAGCTATGTTTACATACGGCGATTCAATGTATACCCTGATTGACACCCCTGGACACGTCGATTTTTCACCCGAAATGGAACGAGCCATTCAAGTGATGGACTACGCGATTGTAATCATTAGTGCGGTTGACGGTGTGGAAGGACATACCGAAACGGTGTGGCAATTACTACGTAAACATCGTATTCCGACATTTTTCTTTATCAATAAAATAGACAGGGAAGGCGCAAATGTTGAAAATGTCATACAGGATATTCAGGTGAATTTAACGGCGGATGTGTACGATTTCACAAGTGCATTTGAAGAAGGCGTGATGCAAGAGGGGTTAGTTGAATTTATTGCGGAGCGCAATGAAGCACTTCTCGACCACTATTTGGAAGTTGGTTATGATGCAGCATTATGGTTAGAAACGTTAAAAACAATGATTACAGAAAACCAAATTTTCGTTTGCACAAGTGGTTCCGCATTAAAAGATATTAGTATTGTTGAATTTTTAGCTCTGTTAGATACTTTAACAGAAACAACTTACTCTGATGAAGGGGAATTCGCCGCAAAAGTATATAAAATTCGCCATGACGAGAGCGGGAATCGTGTAACCTTTCTTAAATCTTTAAGTGGTATCCTTCGCGTGCGGGATGAAGTGAAGTACGGTGAGCATGCGGATAAAATCACACAAATCCGACTGTATAACGGGAGTAAGTATCAAGCGGTTGATAAGGCTCATGCAGGAACCTTGTTCGCTGTGACAGGCTTAACAAATACGACTATTGGCGATTCGATAGGTGCATTGGAAGCAAACACAACTTTTGAATTAGTGCCGACTTTAACATCCACTGTCGAGTATGATGCTTCGATTCATGTAAAAGAAGTATTGAAATGCTTCCATATGCTAGATGCCGAAGACCCTTCATTACATGTGATTTGGAATGAACATTTCGAGGAAATCCATGTCCACGTGATGGGAGCCATTCAGCTGGAAGTACTGAAACAGGTCGTGCAAGAACGTTTTGGCATGGAAGTTCATTTTGGTACGCCAAAAATCCTTTATAAAGAAACAGTCGAGACAACTGTCATTGGTTATGGACATTTTGAACCGTTACGACATTATGCGGAAGTTCATTTGAAAATAGAGCCTGCAGAACGAAATAGCGGAATCTCTTTTGAAAACAATTGCCATGCCGATCACTTATCTGTAGGTTATCAAAATTTGATCCGTCAACATATATTTGAAAGAGAGCATAATGGTTTATTAACAGGTTCTGGCTTAACAGACGTGAAGATTACATTGCTTACAGGAAGAGCACATAATGAACATACGTCTGGCGGTGATTTCCGAGAAGCAACATATCGTGCGCTTCGACAAGGGTTGGAACAAGCACAGAATATTTTGCTGGAGCCTTATTATGACTTTAAAATAAAAGTTGAACTCGATATGATGGGGCGTATTCTATCTGATATTCAACAAGCACACGGAACTTTTCAGCCGCCAGAAACAATTGGTAACCATACAATGATTACCGGGAAAGTCCCAGTTGCTACATTCATGGACTACAGCCAAACTTTTGCGTCTATTACGAATGGAAAAGGGGCGCTTAGTTTGAAGTATAGCGGTTATGATGTCTGTCACAATGCTGACGAAGTCATTGATATGATTGGCTATGATAAAAATGCTGATCCTGAATATACTTCCACATCGATTTTCTGTGCGAAAGGAAAAGGTTATTCTGTTCCTTGGGATCAAGCGAAAGACGCAATGCATTGTTTATAA
- a CDS encoding MMPL family transporter — protein MRTLANFITRAHKAIIIAWLVIFAFMAVFAIRLPSMLEGDGFRMDGDHADVMNIVSDTFDMPVETMFVVFNDVTDKKIETTIDKIEKLKLTSSIESPLNDDALQSGNVAYAMLHFDGDADNMPEVVTDIREAIGDEKGITLTGSSAISKDINEASQRDLITAEAIGLPIAILVLLFAFGTVVASLVPLMIGIVTVVSSFGILTILGGQIDLSIFILNIIPMLGLALSIDFALLFISRYREERAHSSILEAVHMTIRTAGRSVIFSAFCVFIGLGAMLLIQVDLFQNIAIGGMIVVSMAVLSSITLLPAALIALGDRIDKWRIIKVNENGANRWRKFANQVIKRPVVITILATVLLAIAMIPVKNIELTIPQIDSLPESYDSREAFELMEDTFNLTDTSTVYVIADRKDGWKDEDGLQAIKELEETLANDSLVDKVTTIFTASEISTVDQWNQAMMVPEMEANLAPLLETFVQNEKLMIPVTLAAEGASDTAQEWVREWSDKKTDWNLKIGGQPKFNQEIFDEIWDKIGLVLAVIIVSTFFILMIAFRSLLIPIKAILMNVIGLAATFGILVYIFQYGHFGIPASTIALIIPVLVFSLVFGLSMDYEVFLISRMQEEYATSFSNDKATVEGLATTSKVITSAALIMIVLTGAFAFTDVLPVKQIGVGIAIAVAIDATIIRLLLVPSLMKLFGKWNWWLPFGKGLYRSDNRRFERRN, from the coding sequence TTGCGTACACTTGCTAACTTTATTACACGTGCCCATAAAGCAATTATCATTGCTTGGTTAGTTATTTTTGCTTTTATGGCTGTTTTTGCGATTCGCTTACCAAGTATGCTCGAAGGCGATGGGTTTCGGATGGATGGAGACCATGCCGATGTGATGAATATCGTCTCAGATACATTTGATATGCCTGTGGAAACAATGTTTGTTGTTTTCAATGACGTAACTGATAAAAAAATAGAAACAACGATAGATAAGATTGAAAAACTTAAACTCACATCTTCAATTGAATCCCCTTTAAATGATGATGCTTTACAAAGCGGGAATGTTGCTTATGCGATGCTTCACTTTGATGGCGATGCAGATAATATGCCGGAAGTTGTTACGGATATTCGCGAGGCGATTGGTGATGAAAAAGGAATTACGCTGACAGGTTCTTCTGCGATTTCCAAAGATATTAACGAGGCGAGTCAGCGAGATTTAATTACCGCGGAGGCGATTGGCCTTCCGATTGCGATACTTGTTTTACTTTTTGCATTCGGAACGGTTGTGGCTTCACTTGTTCCGTTAATGATTGGCATCGTCACCGTCGTTTCGTCTTTCGGGATTTTGACGATTTTAGGTGGACAAATTGATTTGTCGATCTTCATTTTAAATATTATTCCGATGCTTGGGCTGGCGCTCAGTATTGATTTTGCGTTGTTGTTCATTAGTCGTTATCGCGAGGAGCGTGCCCACTCGTCCATTCTTGAAGCTGTTCATATGACCATTCGTACAGCTGGGCGCTCTGTTATTTTCTCAGCATTTTGTGTATTTATTGGACTTGGGGCGATGCTGTTGATCCAAGTTGATTTATTCCAAAACATTGCCATTGGCGGCATGATTGTTGTGTCGATGGCGGTTCTCAGTTCGATTACATTGTTGCCTGCCGCATTAATTGCACTAGGCGATCGCATCGATAAGTGGCGCATTATAAAGGTGAATGAAAACGGCGCAAATCGTTGGCGTAAGTTTGCCAATCAAGTCATTAAGCGTCCTGTGGTGATTACGATTTTGGCGACTGTTTTACTTGCTATCGCTATGATTCCAGTGAAAAATATCGAGTTAACCATTCCACAAATCGATTCATTGCCGGAGTCATACGATTCTCGAGAAGCGTTCGAATTAATGGAGGACACTTTTAACCTCACAGACACTTCAACTGTCTATGTCATTGCTGACCGAAAAGACGGTTGGAAAGACGAAGACGGGTTGCAAGCGATAAAAGAGTTAGAGGAAACACTCGCGAACGATTCACTTGTTGATAAAGTAACAACCATTTTTACTGCAAGCGAAATTTCAACTGTAGACCAGTGGAATCAGGCGATGATGGTGCCTGAAATGGAAGCGAACTTGGCACCTTTACTAGAAACATTCGTTCAAAATGAAAAATTAATGATACCAGTCACGCTTGCCGCGGAAGGTGCTTCTGATACAGCACAAGAGTGGGTTCGTGAGTGGAGCGATAAAAAGACAGATTGGAACTTAAAGATTGGCGGACAACCAAAATTCAACCAGGAAATCTTTGATGAAATTTGGGATAAAATTGGCCTCGTGCTCGCAGTCATTATCGTGTCGACTTTCTTCATTTTAATGATTGCCTTCCGTTCACTTTTAATTCCAATTAAGGCAATTTTAATGAACGTCATTGGATTAGCGGCAACGTTCGGGATTCTTGTATATATTTTCCAATATGGTCATTTTGGAATTCCCGCAAGCACGATTGCATTGATTATTCCTGTGCTTGTGTTCAGTCTTGTGTTTGGATTGAGTATGGACTATGAGGTATTCTTAATTTCACGCATGCAGGAGGAATATGCAACTTCATTTAGCAATGACAAAGCGACTGTCGAAGGATTAGCCACGACAAGCAAGGTGATTACATCAGCCGCACTTATTATGATTGTGTTAACTGGCGCATTCGCGTTTACCGACGTTCTACCTGTGAAACAAATCGGTGTCGGAATTGCGATTGCGGT
- a CDS encoding ABC transporter ATP-binding protein — MIRVMNLSHSFKIGKKGKEKNIPVLKDIDFEVYKGEMVSIVGKSGSGKSTFLHILAGFMVPERGKILVNGIETSTFKEAESAAFRLENYGFIFQNFQLMPGLNAFENIELPLKLQGIHAEERKRKVEKLMNEVGLSHVADHYPNELSGGQQQRVSIARALITDPPIIFADEPTGSLDSETEQDVLLLIQSLNKTRGITFVMITHDEEVAQTAHRVYSMHDGQLMEGSAERAI, encoded by the coding sequence ATGATTCGAGTAATGAATTTAAGTCATTCTTTTAAAATCGGTAAAAAAGGTAAAGAGAAAAATATCCCGGTATTAAAAGATATAGATTTCGAAGTATATAAAGGAGAAATGGTTTCGATTGTTGGGAAGAGTGGGTCCGGTAAGTCGACCTTTCTTCATATTTTAGCTGGCTTTATGGTGCCAGAAAGAGGAAAGATTCTTGTCAATGGAATCGAAACATCTACATTTAAAGAAGCGGAAAGCGCGGCGTTCAGACTTGAAAACTACGGGTTTATTTTCCAGAACTTTCAATTGATGCCTGGCTTAAATGCCTTTGAAAATATTGAACTGCCTTTAAAGCTGCAAGGAATACATGCAGAAGAACGAAAGAGGAAAGTTGAAAAGCTTATGAACGAAGTTGGGTTATCCCATGTAGCTGACCATTACCCAAACGAATTATCGGGTGGGCAGCAACAGCGGGTGAGTATCGCAAGGGCGCTGATTACAGACCCACCCATCATTTTTGCTGACGAACCGACCGGCAGTTTGGATTCAGAAACGGAGCAAGACGTATTGCTGTTGATTCAATCGCTTAATAAGACGCGCGGCATCACATTTGTCATGATTACGCATGATGAAGAAGTCGCTCAAACCGCGCATCGGGTGTATTCGATGCATGATGGGCAGTTAATGGAAGGGAGTGCTGAACGTGCAATTTAA
- a CDS encoding response regulator transcription factor encodes MTSTSFVFQKGQYDLLLVDWMLPEMDGIAICRNVRLVSDMPIIMISARKEDADKVEGLDRGADDYLAKTFSLAELKARVTS; translated from the coding sequence GTGACTAGTACTTCATTCGTATTTCAAAAAGGACAGTATGATTTGCTTCTTGTGGATTGGATGCTGCCGGAAATGGATGGAATTGCAATTTGTCGAAATGTGCGGCTCGTAAGTGATATGCCAATCATTATGATTAGTGCGCGAAAGGAAGACGCAGATAAAGTAGAGGGGCTGGATCGGGGAGCAGATGATTATTTGGCGAAAACGTTTAGTCTAGCTGAACTAAAGGCCCGTGTAACTTCATAA
- a CDS encoding flotillin family protein has translation MPSIFVVVGIVVFILLAVILVYITKYRTVGPDEALIVTGSYLGTKNVHTDDSGNRIKIIRGGGTFVFPVFQQAEPLSLLSSKLEVTTPEVYTEQGVPVMADGTAIIKIGGSITEIATAAEQFLGKSKEDRENEAKEVLEGHLRSILGSMTVEEIYKNRDLFSQEVQRVASEDLSKMGLVIVSFTIKDVRDNNGYLESLGKPRIAQVRRDADIATVEAEKETRIKNAEASKEAQKAELERATEIAEAEKENQLKVAEYRLEQDRAKAQADQAYELQAARSKQEVMEQEMQIQIIERQKQIELEEKEILRRERQYDSEVKKKADADRYAIEQNAAAEKSRQLAEADAEKYRIEARAAAEAEKVRLDGQANADSLRAQGESEADIIRLKGLAEAEAKRKIAEAFEHYGQAAMLDMVIRMIPDYAKEVASPLANIDKITVVDTGGGEGGGANKVTSYATDLMSTLQETLKETSGIDVKEMLENYAGKHNIRPSIDALTHEVKASKQPSNDADSQTEEA, from the coding sequence ATGCCAAGTATTTTTGTTGTTGTGGGAATCGTTGTTTTTATTTTACTAGCGGTCATTCTCGTTTATATTACGAAGTATCGTACGGTTGGTCCAGATGAGGCGCTCATTGTAACGGGAAGTTATCTCGGTACAAAAAACGTACATACGGATGATTCCGGAAACCGAATTAAAATTATCCGGGGTGGCGGTACGTTCGTATTTCCGGTATTTCAACAAGCCGAGCCGTTAAGTTTATTATCAAGTAAATTAGAAGTAACCACTCCGGAAGTGTATACGGAGCAAGGTGTTCCGGTCATGGCAGACGGAACAGCGATTATTAAAATCGGTGGGTCTATTACCGAAATCGCTACTGCTGCTGAACAGTTTTTAGGAAAATCAAAAGAAGATCGTGAAAATGAAGCGAAAGAAGTGCTAGAAGGTCATTTGCGTTCAATTTTAGGATCGATGACAGTTGAAGAAATTTATAAAAACCGTGATTTATTCTCACAAGAAGTACAACGTGTCGCATCGGAAGATCTATCTAAAATGGGTCTTGTCATCGTTTCGTTTACGATTAAAGACGTGCGCGATAATAACGGGTATTTAGAGTCGCTCGGTAAACCACGAATCGCACAAGTAAGACGTGATGCGGATATCGCAACGGTTGAAGCCGAAAAAGAAACGCGTATAAAAAATGCGGAAGCATCAAAAGAAGCGCAAAAGGCTGAACTTGAGCGTGCAACTGAGATTGCCGAAGCGGAAAAAGAAAATCAGTTAAAAGTTGCTGAGTATCGCTTAGAGCAAGACCGTGCAAAAGCCCAAGCCGACCAGGCGTATGAATTGCAAGCGGCTCGTTCCAAACAAGAAGTTATGGAACAAGAGATGCAAATTCAAATTATCGAACGTCAAAAGCAAATTGAACTTGAAGAAAAAGAAATTTTACGTCGTGAAAGACAATACGACTCTGAAGTGAAGAAGAAGGCAGATGCGGATCGTTACGCGATTGAACAAAATGCAGCTGCTGAAAAATCTAGACAACTAGCAGAGGCGGATGCAGAGAAGTACCGCATCGAAGCACGAGCTGCGGCGGAAGCTGAAAAGGTTCGTCTTGACGGGCAAGCGAATGCGGACTCTTTACGTGCGCAAGGTGAATCCGAAGCGGATATTATTCGTTTGAAAGGTCTTGCAGAAGCTGAAGCGAAGCGTAAAATTGCGGAAGCATTCGAACACTACGGCCAGGCTGCTATGCTTGATATGGTGATTCGCATGATCCCTGATTACGCGAAAGAGGTTGCAAGCCCACTAGCCAATATCGATAAAATTACTGTGGTCGATACTGGTGGTGGCGAAGGCGGCGGTGCCAATAAAGTCACGTCATACGCAACAGATTTAATGTCAACGCTACAAGAAACGTTAAAAGAAACATCCGGAATTGACGTGAAGGAAATGTTGGAAAACTATGCAGGAAAGCATAATATTCGTCCGAGCATCGACGCGCTAACGCATGAAGTGAAAGCTTCTAAGCAGCCGTCCAATGATGCAGATAGTCAAACAGAAGAAGCATAA
- a CDS encoding ABC transporter permease, producing MQFKDQVDFVRQHILKNKMRVFMTVLAATMGTAFLIVLASVGFGLHETLRDEMLSNRLVTEIQVYEGETSGAPSDKVEQFTQLAHVKTVLNQQRLGTNQMTKMGSFAGYHDLVVSDFAEEAKVGFELQEGRLPEKWNEVVVGSHFGQSLYEDVEVADGEEILTYTGKLIGEQFSYAIENADGEFAEEEIEFTIVGVGKNPTKEWEYDRRVFADDSVIPELEKIYTANTEQTNTTDLFYQNVFVYADKLENVSQVSTSIRDEGFYVYSISDELDQMDVFFLALKAGLIFVGTIAILIASIGIFNTMTMAVTERTREIGVMKAIGAKPKLIQRLFIMESAWIGVLGTVIAIILSYGVSMIANYLLPIIVMSALGEEDLEGLNITFSVIPWQLILIASAISIGVAVLSGWRPARKATKIDVIQALRQEL from the coding sequence GTGCAATTTAAAGACCAAGTCGATTTTGTTCGGCAACATATTTTGAAAAATAAAATGCGTGTTTTTATGACGGTTCTCGCTGCAACGATGGGTACGGCGTTCTTAATCGTCTTGGCTTCAGTCGGTTTTGGTCTTCATGAAACGCTGCGAGACGAAATGTTATCGAATCGTCTCGTTACTGAGATTCAAGTATACGAAGGAGAAACATCGGGCGCTCCGTCGGATAAAGTGGAGCAGTTTACACAATTAGCTCATGTGAAAACTGTTTTAAATCAACAACGTTTGGGAACGAATCAAATGACAAAGATGGGCTCGTTTGCAGGGTATCATGATCTCGTTGTTTCTGACTTTGCAGAAGAAGCAAAAGTTGGTTTCGAACTACAAGAAGGACGACTTCCAGAAAAGTGGAATGAAGTTGTCGTAGGGAGTCATTTTGGTCAATCTTTATATGAAGATGTTGAAGTAGCGGATGGTGAAGAAATCCTAACATATACTGGAAAGTTAATTGGTGAACAGTTTTCGTATGCCATTGAAAATGCTGACGGTGAATTTGCCGAAGAAGAAATTGAATTTACCATTGTCGGAGTTGGAAAGAATCCGACAAAAGAATGGGAATACGACCGACGTGTGTTTGCGGATGACTCTGTAATTCCAGAGTTGGAGAAAATCTACACTGCAAATACGGAACAAACGAATACAACAGATCTTTTTTATCAAAATGTCTTTGTATACGCAGATAAACTAGAGAACGTGAGTCAAGTGTCGACTTCAATTCGGGATGAAGGCTTTTACGTGTATTCAATTTCAGATGAATTAGATCAAATGGATGTGTTTTTCTTAGCACTAAAAGCCGGACTTATTTTCGTTGGAACGATTGCGATTTTAATTGCCTCGATTGGTATATTCAATACGATGACGATGGCGGTGACAGAACGTACACGTGAAATCGGTGTCATGAAGGCGATCGGGGCAAAGCCAAAGCTTATTCAACGCTTATTCATTATGGAAAGTGCTTGGATTGGTGTTTTGGGAACGGTCATCGCGATCATTCTTTCTTATGGGGTAAGCATGATTGCGAATTATTTATTGCCAATCATCGTCATGTCAGCGCTTGGGGAAGAAGATTTAGAAGGTTTAAATATAACGTTTTCAGTGATTCCTTGGCAATTAATTCTCATCGCTTCTGCCATTAGTATTGGTGTTGCGGTATTGTCAGGTTGGCGTCCTGCTCGTAAGGCGACTAAAATTGACGTCATTCAGGCGCTTAGACAAGAACTTTAA